A region of Coturnix japonica isolate 7356 chromosome 15, Coturnix japonica 2.1, whole genome shotgun sequence DNA encodes the following proteins:
- the LOC107321420 gene encoding phospholipase A2, major isoenzyme-like isoform X2 — protein MIKCTIPESHPFLRFDDYGCYCGLGGSGTPVDELDRCCQAHDECYSAAENKTVCSSFLDTPYTEIYKYSCKNEEITCSSANNECEMFVCNCDRTAAMCFAKAPYDPAHHRLDKKKYCST, from the exons ATGATCAAATGCACCATCCCAGAGAGCCACCCTTTCCTTAGATTTGATGACTACGGCTGCTACTGCGGCTTGGGTGGCAGTGGGACACCCGTGGATGAGCTGGACAG GTGCTGCCAAGCCCACGATGAATGTTACTCCGCGGCAGAGAACAAGACCGTGTGCTCCTCCTTCCTGGACACCCCCTACACGGAGATATACAAGTACTCCTGCAAGAACGAGGAGATCACATGCAGCA GTGCCAACAACGAGTGCGAGATGTTCGTGTGTAACTGCGACCGCACAGCCGCCATGTGCTTCGCCAAGGCGCCCTACGACCCCGCTCACCACCGCCTGGAcaagaagaaatactgcagcACTTAA
- the LOC107321420 gene encoding phospholipase A2, minor isoenzyme-like isoform X1 → MKTLGVLFLLSAVAAIAAITPRALWEFRSMIKCTIPESHPFLRFDDYGCYCGLGGSGTPVDELDRCCQAHDECYSAAENKTVCSSFLDTPYTEIYKYSCKNEEITCSSANNECEMFVCNCDRTAAMCFAKAPYDPAHHRLDKKKYCST, encoded by the exons ATGAAGACTCTTGGCGTGCTTTTCTTGCTGTCGG CCGTGGCTGCCATCGCCGCTATCACACCTCGTGCGTTATGGGAGTTCCGCAGCATGATCAAATGCACCATCCCAGAGAGCCACCCTTTCCTTAGATTTGATGACTACGGCTGCTACTGCGGCTTGGGTGGCAGTGGGACACCCGTGGATGAGCTGGACAG GTGCTGCCAAGCCCACGATGAATGTTACTCCGCGGCAGAGAACAAGACCGTGTGCTCCTCCTTCCTGGACACCCCCTACACGGAGATATACAAGTACTCCTGCAAGAACGAGGAGATCACATGCAGCA GTGCCAACAACGAGTGCGAGATGTTCGTGTGTAACTGCGACCGCACAGCCGCCATGTGCTTCGCCAAGGCGCCCTACGACCCCGCTCACCACCGCCTGGAcaagaagaaatactgcagcACTTAA